The window GTAATCGGTTTCCCTGCAGGTGCTTAAGAAGGATTCTGCGACAATTTGGAGGAGTCTGTCCCCGTATGGGTGTCCGTAGGTATCATTAATGTCCTTGAAGTTATCGATATCAAAGAAGGCAAGGGTGAAGGTGGAATTGTAGCGTTTTGCCCGGTTTAGCTCCCGTTTGACCGATTCGGCAAATCCTCTACGATTGAGGATTCCTGTGAGTGGATCCTGCATGGCACTACAACGATATTCCTCGTTTTCTCTCAGTAACAGACGGGCGCCGTGGAAGCCGCCGACACTTACCAGAATTGTGCCTACTCCAGCAAGGGTCAGTACCAGCAACGGGGAGAGAACGCCCTCACCGCAAAGATTGGCAAAACCTGTAAGGGTGGCCATAACCAAGACCGTAACACCCACGCAATAAAGACACGCACAACTGCTATGAGGGAATTTTCTTAAAAAGGGAAAAATAAAAGTTATCCATAGCACAGCAAGACCAAATAATGAGAAGTAGCAAACTGTCTGAGTCATGCAAGCGCCCCATTCTCTCTAAAGTGCTGAGACTGCCTATCTGCACTTGTACATGGTCACTACCGCAAAAGTTGTGCACTAGTATGTAATTTTCAGGTCAATTGATGTTGTTCCTACTTCTTCGTTGATCACTCTTGCCCAATGGAAATGTCGGCTCTTTGCAATTTTCCGTATCATGATACACGAATCCTCTGTTTATTAACTTCGACCAGGGAAGGGGGTTTTCCTGCTAGTCCTAGAGGGAGGAAAATAGGGTTCTTTCTAGAAAATTGGTGAGGAAGGAGGTTGGCAGTATGGGAGTTCGATTCATTGTAGGTAGAGCTGGTACGGGGAAGACCCATCATTGCATCACCAGCATCGCGCAGAAAGCCAAGGATAACCCCACTGGTCCACCGATTGTGCTGCTTGTTCCTGATCAAGCTACTTTTCAGATGGAGCACAGGTTACTTGAGTGTCAGTTGCCTTCCTTTAGCCGAATCCATGTGTTTAGTTTTGGCAGACTCGCAAACTATGTTTTTTCTTTGGAGGGCGGTAGAATCGCCCCTGAAGTGCGAGATTTGGGAAAACAGATGCTTCTGCGGCGTCTAGTGGATAGGCGGTTGCCTGAGCTGATGGTCTTTGACCGGGTGGCCCGGTACCCGGGATTTACCAAGTATCTGGGGGTACTGTTTACAGAACTGTGCAACTGGAGTATTTCCTTAGAGGATCTCAAGCAAGTTGCCGGGTCCGGTGCGTATCTGGATGCTAAGCTGCACGATATTGCATTGTTGTACCACGATTATCTGGAATACTTAGAACAGGGATATTTTGACCCGGATACTGCCCTGGATCTGCTTGCCGACGCATGCGATGCCTCCTTTGTTCAACAAGCTGAGTTCTGGATTGACGGGTTCTCCGGTTTTACTCCCCAGGAATACAAGGTGTTGGCCGGGGTGATGCAGCACGCAGCACAGGTGCATATAGCGCTGTGTTTGGACGCGGATTTACTTGAACGGGCCCCACGTCCCACCAATCCCTTCTATCCAGTGTGGATGACCTATCAAAGATGTCACCGCTTGGCACAACAACAAGGCGCTTCTATTACTATTGGGCCCCTACTGTCAAGACCCTATCGATTTAGGAAAGAAGTGCTGAAGCATCTGGAGGCTAGTTTTGCTACGACCAGCATTGCGCCCTATCGAGGGAAGATCGACGGATTAGAGATAGTTGCCGCTGCGGATCGGCGTCATGAAGTGGAGATTGTGGCACGGCGAATTGTGCAATTGGTGCAGTCTGGTATGCGTTATCACGAGATCGGTGTCATTTTACGGGATTTTGGTCCCTATGGGGAATTGATCCATGATATTTTCACCGACTATGGTATTCTTCATTTCCTAGATCGTCGTCGGAGGGTGACCCACCATCCTTTGGCGGAGCTAGTTCATTCTGTATTACAAATGGCCCATGGGGGTATCACCCAGGATGCCCTGTTTCGGTTGCTAAAGACTGACCTAACCCCGCTTGAGACTGACAGGATAGATCTACTGGAAAGATATTGTCTGGAGACACAACTCAGTGGTCGAGATTGGTATCAGCCATGGACCGACGGAGTGCTTGAAGACATACGGGAGAGGGTAATAGACTTGCTGGAGCCGTTTTGCCAGGCGGTGGGACAAGCTGGCAGCGTTCGGCAAATGACCAGAATTCTTTACGATTGGCTCCTGCAGTTGAAGGTACCAACCCGGCTTGTGACCTGGAGTGAGGAGGCAGCAGCCAAGGGTGATTTAGTCAATGCCAAGACCCACCTGGGTGTTTGGGATGTGTTTGCCAGTGTCTTAGAACAGGTGGTCGAGGTACTAGGTGATGAGTCCTTAGAATTAGACCAGTATCTAGCAGTCATCGAATCAGGCCTAGAGGGGATGCAGCAGGGGTTGATTCCCTTGGGATTAGATCAGGTGCTTGTCGGTTCCGTTGAGCGTTCTCGGCAACCGGAGCTAAAGGCAGTGTTCGTCCTTGGGTTATGTGAGGGGGAATTCCCAAGTTGCAGGGAACCGGATTCCCTGATCAACGATGATGAACGAAGACAGCTAGCTGCCATGGGAATTGAGCTGGGGTATACTCTCACAGACAGACTTGTCTTGGAGCAGTATCTCGCCTACATTGCCGTCTCTAGGGCGTCTAGTTTCCTGCATTTGAGTTACTGCCAAAATGACGAAAACGGTCGCTTTCTAGGCCCGTCGAGGATTGTGGAACGAATCTGCAGAGTCTTTCCAGGTTTATCCTTAAGGGAAGTGGTTCGGCCAGAAAGCGGCGCCTTTACTGGGCAGGGCCAGTTTTACATAGAACGGCTTCGGGAAAGCGTCAATGTGAAGGATGTGGTGCTCAATCTAACCGGGGCCTTGGCTACGCTGCAAAGGGCAGGTTGGGATATTCCCAGTGAGCTCCTTGGTGTATACCAGGAGATTAAACGGAAGTACCCCGAGGCCTCCGAGTTTGTCTTATCGAGTCTGACTTATGATTTGCGTCCCCAGCGACTCAACGTGGACGTAACTCGGAACCTTTTCCCACGCACAAGCAGTGTCAGTCAGGTAGAGAC is drawn from Limnochordia bacterium and contains these coding sequences:
- a CDS encoding GGDEF domain-containing protein, whose translation is MATLTGFANLCGEGVLSPLLVLTLAGVGTILVSVGGFHGARLLLRENEEYRCSAMQDPLTGILNRRGFAESVKRELNRAKRYNSTFTLAFFDIDNFKDINDTYGHPYGDRLLQIVAESFLSTCRETDYVARLGGDEFCILFVQSGRIQAERIANRCCELLKELTKQWGISLDISAGLASYPDDGTDLVTLLSKADQFMYASKRQSKSSTSEEQTPQTQTNQQQPREDKTPLT
- a CDS encoding PD-(D/E)XK nuclease family protein, whose protein sequence is MGVRFIVGRAGTGKTHHCITSIAQKAKDNPTGPPIVLLVPDQATFQMEHRLLECQLPSFSRIHVFSFGRLANYVFSLEGGRIAPEVRDLGKQMLLRRLVDRRLPELMVFDRVARYPGFTKYLGVLFTELCNWSISLEDLKQVAGSGAYLDAKLHDIALLYHDYLEYLEQGYFDPDTALDLLADACDASFVQQAEFWIDGFSGFTPQEYKVLAGVMQHAAQVHIALCLDADLLERAPRPTNPFYPVWMTYQRCHRLAQQQGASITIGPLLSRPYRFRKEVLKHLEASFATTSIAPYRGKIDGLEIVAAADRRHEVEIVARRIVQLVQSGMRYHEIGVILRDFGPYGELIHDIFTDYGILHFLDRRRRVTHHPLAELVHSVLQMAHGGITQDALFRLLKTDLTPLETDRIDLLERYCLETQLSGRDWYQPWTDGVLEDIRERVIDLLEPFCQAVGQAGSVRQMTRILYDWLLQLKVPTRLVTWSEEAAAKGDLVNAKTHLGVWDVFASVLEQVVEVLGDESLELDQYLAVIESGLEGMQQGLIPLGLDQVLVGSVERSRQPELKAVFVLGLCEGEFPSCREPDSLINDDERRQLAAMGIELGYTLTDRLVLEQYLAYIAVSRASSFLHLSYCQNDENGRFLGPSRIVERICRVFPGLSLREVVRPESGAFTGQGQFYIERLRESVNVKDVVLNLTGALATLQRAGWDIPSELLGVYQEIKRKYPEASEFVLSSLTYDLRPQRLNVDVTRNLFPRTSSVSQVETFAACPFRHFLQYGLQIRPVDRRQFTPVQRGILIHRALSAYGQKLNNMGLDWSDVSREQSEQLIREIVEGLLQELAREVNMPPATLAYYGRSLQGTLTWAVSVLSLHDEQGQFKPVAYEQRFGYNQEWPGLQFDLAGDKIVVRGSIDRIDLACAQDQALVRIIDYKSSRQKLALEQVYHGLSLQLMVYMLVVLDQNPRLLPAGVLYFPITDRFVNSSGPMTQEEALAIRLKQVAMTGLLVKDVAVVSLMDPVEQGYSQLLSGVMVKKDGTLSDRGNLFEPEGFERLSKHVTAKLSSFIYQWLSGVVDVAPYRLKRETACKYCDYPSICAFEANVGGLAYRDLVSYSDQQVWELMQYEDTIALD